Proteins from one Desulfonema limicola genomic window:
- a CDS encoding TIGR02147 family protein produces the protein MKCPVIYDYLDYRAFLRDMFKFRKHQIKHFSYRFFARKSGFKSPNFLKLVSSGQRNLSYESIGKIAAGFSLKSQEQEYFEYLVLMNQAVSHDDKNKYYKKMMSIKGFGEIKKIEKAGYEYFSKWYFPIIREIIMFGSRKQTPEDIAPLLNPPITAAEAKKAIDLLMTLELVKKDEDGCWEQQNRDLTTGAEVQSLVVANFHREMLRLAQESLERYKGKERDITALVLSVNHRQMDNIKEKTAAFRKELLKLASEEKDPDLVMQVSIQVFPLTQKLEGGRRC, from the coding sequence ATGAAATGTCCGGTTATATATGATTATCTTGATTATAGAGCTTTTTTGCGTGATATGTTTAAATTTAGAAAACACCAGATTAAGCATTTCTCATACCGGTTTTTTGCAAGAAAATCAGGATTTAAATCACCTAACTTCCTAAAATTAGTCAGCAGCGGGCAGCGCAACCTGAGCTATGAAAGCATTGGAAAAATTGCTGCAGGTTTTTCATTAAAAAGCCAGGAGCAGGAATATTTTGAATATCTTGTATTAATGAACCAGGCTGTATCCCATGATGATAAAAATAAATATTATAAAAAAATGATGTCAATCAAAGGTTTTGGGGAAATTAAAAAGATTGAAAAAGCAGGTTACGAATATTTTTCAAAATGGTATTTTCCCATTATCCGTGAAATAATCATGTTTGGCAGCAGGAAACAGACCCCTGAAGATATTGCACCGCTGCTTAATCCGCCTATAACAGCAGCAGAAGCTAAAAAAGCCATTGACCTGCTCATGACCCTTGAACTGGTTAAAAAAGATGAAGATGGCTGCTGGGAACAGCAGAATCGTGATTTAACAACAGGTGCTGAGGTTCAATCCCTGGTTGTGGCAAATTTTCACAGAGAAATGCTCAGGCTGGCACAAGAGTCTCTTGAACGATATAAAGGAAAAGAACGTGATATAACAGCATTGGTTTTAAGTGTGAATCACAGGCAGATGGATAATATAAAGGAAAAAACAGCAGCTTTTAGAAAGGAACTGCTTAAACTGGCTTCTGAAGAAAAAGATCCTGATCTGGTAATGCAGGTAAGTATTCAGGTTTTTCCGCTTACACAAAAACTTGAAGGAGGCCGAAGATGTTAG
- a CDS encoding beta-propeller domain-containing protein yields the protein MLEYINKGALLSRYFIIFVLISFSGCSNTEIGNPEALSLFSMKNDSDLSVYLQEQYLSDSSPAQPDNSDEPDTEPHTSEKDEAGFKDDMILISSNGFIYQAEGNRVIVSRAENGKSDTIIASIETFGNIVKLFENQNILIVVMIIKESLNPEKFNSSTQTGVLFIDISNPWIPEKLKEIQVDGQLIDSVLRNEYIYIIQQFKTEIDLIQYQENFSIDKLIPCYAYIDDLGQALGFLRLVQPKDLFRPAVPSGALMTIVTALNVKDLFEMPQSVGFIGDIQSVSLNPASIYLNESSGSVYEINIAGTKPVFTDFDNTI from the coding sequence ATGTTAGAATACATTAATAAAGGGGCATTATTGTCCAGGTATTTTATTATTTTTGTGCTTATATCTTTTTCAGGATGCTCAAACACGGAAATAGGAAATCCTGAAGCCCTGTCTTTGTTTTCCATGAAAAATGATTCAGATCTGTCAGTTTATCTTCAGGAACAGTATTTATCAGACAGCAGTCCTGCACAGCCTGATAATTCTGACGAACCAGACACAGAACCCCACACCTCTGAAAAAGATGAGGCTGGTTTTAAAGATGATATGATTTTAATAAGCAGCAACGGCTTTATATATCAGGCTGAGGGAAACAGGGTTATAGTGAGCAGGGCTGAAAATGGAAAATCTGATACAATAATTGCATCAATTGAGACCTTTGGAAATATAGTAAAGCTGTTTGAAAATCAAAATATACTTATTGTTGTCATGATTATTAAAGAATCTTTAAATCCAGAGAAATTTAATTCAAGTACCCAGACTGGTGTATTGTTTATTGACATCAGCAACCCCTGGATTCCTGAGAAATTAAAGGAAATACAGGTTGACGGCCAGTTAATAGACAGTGTTTTGAGAAATGAATATATTTATATTATTCAGCAGTTTAAGACAGAAATTGATTTAATTCAATACCAGGAAAACTTTTCTATAGATAAATTGATCCCCTGTTATGCTTATATTGATGATCTTGGACAGGCACTTGGATTTTTAAGACTTGTCCAGCCCAAAGATCTTTTCCGGCCTGCTGTTCCTTCCGGGGCACTTATGACAATTGTTACAGCTCTTAATGTAAAAGACCTTTTTGAAATGCCTCAAAGTGTTGGTTTTATAGGTGATATTCAATCTGTTTCACTAAATCCGGCAAGTATTTATTTAAATGAATCAAGCGGCAGTGTTTATGAAATCAATATTGCTGGCACCAAGCCTGTTTTTACAGATTTTGATAATACAATTTAA
- a CDS encoding beta-propeller domain-containing protein, whose amino-acid sequence MKKLLALSVILFIMAAAITGCSSSSEDLSNLDPQKDTEDPAPDPGPAASLSGFKSESELEQYLKNGIRLNALAQVYKDDSIDFESGNAAAPDSQIAPGSLFSKTNIQEAGVDEVDTIKTDGRFLYIAPLMPRFHILDIGAVKDTEPAADNIQADEAFIRILEISTSPAGTNETAKIPVKDFDNNIEGLYLLTDRENNMPDLLVTTGGNAQNMWTNWYCPWCWTNGSTEIAIFNIDNPAAPEKISHIKLDGRLISSRRIKDKLYIVTRYTPNLPDLKPYPEGSEEDHNEKILEKARLSDMLPKAEINGISKTSFIQADKCFLPPLDQDRREDPSLITVTAIDLNNPDNMVSQSVAGPAETFYMSAQSLYLATTRQDYHPFTGIPEIAADTPVSDSQPVKDDQYLPPPVTTDLHKFALTENGPVYKGSGQVQGHLGWEADKKPFRMGEYNNIFRIATSLGDTWNDTSSTRLSLFKESSNAELEEISHIDNIGEKGESLYASRFIGTRAYLVTFKATDPLYVFDLADPYKPVKSGELHIQGYSDYLHPVSENLILGIGKDAVPDESSSEIWMGRQGAWYQGVKISLFDVSNPGSPYEKDSVVIGKRGSEAGVLYNHHAMAYLPPSNGLPARLALPVQVNETNPEYTGFNPSDPSAWYEWTHTGLYLFEISESDIADAGQMIVSKPSPDLTYWDNDIASDRAVLIEDDVHYIHNAKVWSSTWGQTDTMSDPK is encoded by the coding sequence ATGAAAAAACTACTTGCTTTATCAGTAATTCTTTTTATCATGGCAGCCGCCATAACAGGCTGCAGCAGCAGCAGTGAGGATTTAAGTAATTTAGATCCCCAGAAAGATACAGAAGATCCTGCACCTGATCCAGGACCAGCAGCCAGTTTATCAGGCTTTAAATCTGAAAGCGAACTGGAGCAGTATCTTAAAAATGGAATTCGTTTAAATGCTTTGGCACAGGTTTACAAAGATGATTCTATTGATTTTGAATCAGGAAACGCAGCAGCTCCTGATTCACAAATTGCACCAGGTTCTTTATTTTCAAAAACCAATATTCAGGAGGCAGGGGTTGATGAGGTTGATACTATTAAGACTGACGGCCGGTTTCTTTATATTGCACCTTTAATGCCCAGATTTCATATACTTGATATTGGTGCTGTGAAAGACACGGAACCAGCAGCAGATAATATCCAGGCAGATGAAGCTTTTATCCGCATTCTTGAAATATCAACATCTCCGGCTGGTACAAATGAAACAGCAAAGATACCTGTCAAGGATTTTGATAATAATATTGAAGGTCTTTATCTTCTTACAGACAGGGAAAACAATATGCCTGATTTACTGGTAACAACAGGCGGAAATGCTCAAAACATGTGGACAAACTGGTATTGTCCCTGGTGCTGGACCAATGGCAGTACTGAAATTGCCATTTTTAATATTGATAACCCGGCAGCACCTGAAAAGATCTCGCATATTAAACTTGACGGACGGTTAATTTCAAGCCGCCGTATTAAAGATAAATTATACATAGTTACCCGTTATACCCCTAATCTTCCTGATCTCAAGCCGTATCCCGAGGGCAGTGAAGAAGATCACAATGAAAAAATACTTGAAAAAGCCAGGCTTTCAGATATGCTTCCAAAAGCTGAGATTAATGGAATATCCAAAACCAGCTTTATCCAGGCAGATAAATGCTTTTTACCGCCTTTAGATCAAGACCGCAGAGAAGACCCCAGCCTTATTACTGTTACTGCCATTGATCTTAATAATCCTGATAATATGGTTTCACAGTCTGTTGCAGGTCCTGCTGAAACATTTTATATGTCAGCCCAGAGTTTATATCTTGCCACTACCCGCCAGGACTATCATCCTTTTACAGGTATTCCTGAAATTGCAGCAGATACACCAGTTTCTGATTCACAGCCAGTAAAAGACGACCAATATTTACCTCCTCCTGTTACTACTGACCTGCATAAATTTGCCCTGACTGAAAACGGGCCTGTTTATAAAGGTTCAGGACAGGTACAGGGGCATCTTGGATGGGAAGCAGATAAAAAACCTTTTCGCATGGGTGAATATAACAATATTTTCAGGATTGCAACATCACTGGGGGATACCTGGAACGATACATCTTCAACCAGGCTGAGTCTTTTTAAAGAATCTTCAAATGCAGAACTTGAAGAAATTTCACATATTGACAATATTGGAGAAAAGGGAGAAAGCCTTTATGCTTCACGTTTTATTGGAACAAGAGCTTATCTTGTAACCTTTAAGGCAACAGATCCTCTGTATGTGTTTGATCTTGCAGATCCTTATAAACCCGTTAAGAGCGGAGAGCTTCATATCCAGGGATATTCTGATTATCTTCATCCTGTAAGCGAAAACCTGATTTTAGGCATAGGCAAGGATGCAGTACCTGATGAATCTTCTTCTGAAATATGGATGGGACGTCAGGGTGCATGGTATCAAGGTGTCAAGATTTCCCTGTTTGATGTATCCAATCCTGGGTCTCCTTATGAAAAAGATTCTGTTGTTATTGGAAAAAGAGGGAGTGAGGCAGGTGTATTGTATAATCATCATGCAATGGCTTACCTGCCTCCTTCAAACGGACTTCCTGCCCGGCTGGCCCTGCCTGTCCAGGTTAATGAAACTAATCCTGAATATACAGGCTTCAACCCTTCAGACCCTTCTGCCTGGTATGAATGGACCCATACAGGACTTTATCTTTTTGAGATCAGTGAGTCAGATATTGCAGATGCAGGACAGATGATTGTTTCAAAACCCAGTCCAGACCTTACATACTGGGATAACGATATTGCTTCAGACCGTGCAGTATTAATTGAAGACGATGTGCATTATATCCATAATGCAAAAGTATGGTCTTCAACATGGGGACAGACAGATACAATGTCTGATCCAAAATAA
- a CDS encoding AAA family ATPase has product MAKIEGFRIKNFRSLKDVTLGRLWKQQKAEPLTPMTAVIGKNGVGKSTLFDAFGFLADALKSGVEEACDSRGRGGFNRIRTQGQEAPIEFEVYYKEDGNARPITYEIAIDIDSSGRPFVLKERLRQRRKGQKHGWPFSFLVLNNGKGVVWKGEQEGRQINEDQGDFDLFGLMGSIKSGEAKEESRETDIVELEDIRKLGIATLGSLKQHPRISAFRRFIEGWYLSYFTPDAARSLPLAGPQKHLNIHGDNLGNVVQFMEREHPRRFQSILKRIAEKIPGIDRIDTERTNDGRLLLRFNDKGFHDPFYSQQMSDGTLKVFAYLLLLEDPTPPPFLCIEEPENGLYHKLLESLAKEFREHATGRKGGSQVFITTHQPYLVDALEPAEVWILEKGSDGFSVIRRASENMMVQNMVAEGLPLGGLWYSDYLDAR; this is encoded by the coding sequence ATGGCAAAAATAGAAGGGTTCAGAATAAAAAACTTCAGATCGCTGAAGGATGTTACTCTTGGCCGGCTGTGGAAACAGCAGAAGGCCGAGCCTCTTACGCCCATGACAGCAGTTATTGGCAAAAATGGTGTTGGAAAAAGCACGTTATTTGATGCATTTGGTTTCCTGGCTGATGCTTTAAAATCAGGTGTTGAAGAGGCTTGTGATTCTCGGGGCCGGGGCGGCTTTAATAGAATCAGGACACAAGGACAGGAAGCCCCGATTGAGTTTGAGGTGTATTACAAGGAAGATGGAAATGCCCGGCCCATTACTTATGAAATTGCCATTGATATAGATAGTTCTGGCCGTCCATTTGTGTTGAAAGAGCGGCTCAGGCAAAGGCGCAAAGGCCAGAAGCACGGATGGCCCTTTTCGTTTCTTGTATTGAATAACGGAAAAGGGGTTGTGTGGAAAGGGGAGCAGGAAGGCCGTCAAATCAATGAAGATCAAGGAGATTTTGACTTGTTTGGTCTGATGGGTTCTATTAAGTCAGGTGAAGCAAAAGAAGAGTCCAGAGAAACTGATATTGTAGAACTTGAGGATATACGCAAGCTCGGAATCGCCACGCTTGGCTCATTAAAGCAGCATCCGAGGATTTCAGCGTTTCGCAGGTTTATTGAAGGCTGGTATCTCAGTTATTTCACCCCTGATGCTGCCCGCAGCCTGCCGCTTGCCGGGCCTCAAAAGCATCTCAACATACATGGCGATAATCTTGGCAATGTGGTGCAGTTTATGGAGCGTGAACATCCCAGGCGTTTCCAGTCCATTCTAAAGCGGATTGCTGAAAAAATTCCAGGTATTGACAGGATTGATACGGAAAGGACTAATGATGGCCGACTGCTTCTTCGATTTAATGACAAGGGCTTTCATGACCCGTTTTATTCCCAGCAGATGTCTGACGGTACATTGAAGGTATTTGCTTACCTGCTTTTGCTTGAAGATCCAACACCACCGCCTTTTTTATGTATTGAAGAGCCTGAAAACGGCTTATACCACAAACTCCTGGAGTCCTTAGCAAAAGAATTTCGTGAACATGCAACAGGCCGCAAAGGAGGATCACAGGTTTTTATTACAACCCATCAGCCCTATCTGGTGGATGCTTTAGAACCTGCGGAGGTCTGGATTCTGGAAAAGGGTTCGGACGGTTTTTCAGTTATCAGGAGGGCAAGCGAAAACATGATGGTGCAGAACATGGTTGCCGAGGGATTGCCTTTGGGCGGCCTCTGGTACAGCGATTACCTGGATGCGAGGTGA
- a CDS encoding zinc ribbon domain-containing protein — protein MRQCAAREALSMVLGARNIENRRKSSIELEAEELLGEEIFTEPVKPVHNGKKMTLSSQVVRIEKGRNSFDLWLVVHSVGNGIKLYIPLKKHRQFNKWAEIGKMGSSVVINRQHVQISFEIETGEKKQEGKLVGIDAGINHLMTTSKREFLGNEVSPLISKIKRKHQGSKAYKRAKKELSYYIHKTVKDYFADNNLQLVVTEKLKNLKHNTRQKNKTKELRKTLSNWNYRELLNIIQMRCEENRVSFRSVSPFKTSQKYPNPDCAHTQRENRNNEEFKCLKCGYSEQADYVGSLNILYRFLTGPYGAGFKT, from the coding sequence ATGCGTCAGTGTGCCGCAAGAGAAGCTCTTTCAATGGTTTTAGGTGCAAGGAATATTGAAAACAGGAGAAAAAGCAGCATTGAACTTGAAGCTGAGGAACTTCTGGGAGAGGAAATATTCACTGAACCTGTTAAACCCGTGCATAACGGAAAAAAAATGACTCTTTCTTCCCAGGTTGTCAGAATCGAAAAAGGGCGCAATTCCTTTGATCTGTGGCTGGTTGTGCATTCTGTGGGGAACGGAATTAAATTATATATCCCTTTGAAAAAACACCGTCAGTTCAACAAATGGGCAGAGATCGGAAAAATGGGAAGTTCCGTTGTCATTAACCGGCAGCATGTTCAGATTTCATTTGAAATCGAAACCGGAGAGAAAAAGCAGGAAGGAAAGCTTGTGGGAATTGATGCCGGAATAAATCATCTAATGACAACATCAAAGAGAGAATTTTTAGGAAATGAGGTCAGTCCGCTGATATCAAAAATAAAAAGAAAACATCAGGGGTCAAAAGCATATAAAAGAGCAAAAAAAGAACTGTCATACTATATTCATAAAACTGTGAAAGATTATTTCGCAGACAATAATTTACAGCTTGTTGTTACAGAAAAACTGAAAAATTTAAAACATAACACAAGACAGAAGAACAAAACAAAAGAATTACGAAAGACTCTGAGTAACTGGAATTATCGGGAACTGCTGAATATAATTCAGATGCGCTGTGAAGAAAACCGTGTTTCCTTCCGGTCTGTCAGCCCGTTTAAAACCAGTCAGAAATATCCGAACCCGGACTGCGCCCATACTCAGAGGGAGAACCGGAACAACGAGGAATTTAAGTGTCTGAAGTGCGGGTATTCGGAACAGGCTGATTATGTAGGCTCGCTTAACATTCTTTACCGATTTCTCACCGGACCATATGGTGCCGGTTTCAAAACTTGA
- a CDS encoding IS607 family transposase, whose protein sequence is MKILSEYAKEHGIKYRAAWNRYKAGKIPDAYQDEFGKILIPENSPGRPEYTVCYARVSSSENKKNLETQAERLCSYCAAKGWQIKEVVKECASGLNDNRPRLTKLLKNPAVTRIVVEHKDRLTRFGFNYIKLFKESQGCRIEIINESSNDRDELMQDFVSLVTSFTARLYGLRRSKRKTEKLIQELENENKKIVKGND, encoded by the coding sequence CCGTTATAAAGCCGGAAAAATCCCGGATGCTTACCAGGATGAATTCGGAAAAATCCTTATTCCAGAAAATTCTCCGGGCAGACCGGAATACACGGTATGTTATGCTCGTGTATCTTCATCTGAAAACAAAAAGAATCTTGAAACTCAGGCGGAAAGACTCTGCTCTTATTGTGCAGCAAAAGGCTGGCAGATAAAGGAAGTGGTAAAGGAATGCGCATCCGGCCTGAACGACAACCGCCCCAGGCTGACAAAACTGCTGAAAAATCCTGCTGTAACAAGAATAGTGGTTGAGCATAAGGACAGGCTGACCCGGTTTGGATTCAATTATATCAAATTATTCAAGGAATCCCAGGGCTGCCGGATTGAAATTATCAACGAATCCTCAAATGACAGAGATGAACTGATGCAGGATTTTGTGAGCCTTGTTACCAGCTTTACAGCAAGGCTTTACGGATTGAGGCGCAGTAAAAGAAAGACCGAAAAACTGATCCAGGAGCTTGAGAATGAAAATAAAAAGATCGTCAAAGGTAACGATTAA